In Heyndrickxia vini, the sequence CCATTCTTTATGGATGAAATTTTTTTGTCATCTATATCTAAACCAATTACCTTAAATCCCTTTGAAACTAATAGCATCGCTAATGGAAGCCCTACAAACCCTAAACCGATTACTGCTACTTTTGGTGTTTTGTCTTGTATCACTTTGTTGCCCCTTTCTAAAAATGTTCTTTTACAAATTATGTTCGATAATTTATTTCGAAAGGTACAATTCACTATTTTTATTGAACTTCTACCAAAAACCAATATTTGTACTATTTTTGATAGGAATATTGCTTGATTTACATTAAAAAGAAAAACTATGCTCCTTTAAGATATGAAAAAAATAAGAATAAGTAAGTGCGATAGTCACTATGTCGACCATCTAATTTAAAATGGACAGCATTTAATTGAAGGAAAATAAAAAGTCTCATTTCCAATGAAATGAGACTTTCTTTTATGCTGAGTTGGTAATGATTAATAGCCTATTACATGATAGCCTGAATCAACATGGATGTTTTCTCCAGTAATTCCTCTAGACATATCACTGAAAAGGAATACAGCTGTATCTCCTACTTCTTCTGGTGTTGTACAACGACGAAGCGGTGACTTTTCCTCTACTTCTTTCAAAATTGTGTTAAAATCACTAACACCTTTTGCAGAAAGGGTACGTATCGGTCCTGCTGAAATCGAATTTACACGTATGCCATATTGACCAAGATTACTCGCTAAATATTTTACACTTGCTTCTAAAGATGCTTTCGCAACTCCCATCACGTTGTAGTTCGTCATTACACGCTCGCCACCGAGGTAGGATAAAGTAATAAAACTTCCTCCCTCAGCCATTAATTCTAAATTTTTCACTTCTTTAGCGATTGCGGAAAGTGAATATGCGCTAATATTTTGCGCCAATAAAAATCCTTCACGTGTAACATTCAAATACTCACCACTGAGCTCCTCTTTATTCGCAAAAGCTACACAATGAGCGATCCCATGAATAGTGCCAACTTCTTCTTTAATTTTGCTGAAACATGTATGGATTTGTTCATCGCTTGTTACATCACATTGAAGAATAATGGAATTATTCGTTTCAAGGGTTTCAACTAACTGTTTTACACTTTTTTCCGTACGTTCACGGCCATATGTGAAAATTAAGCGTGCTCCCGCCGCATGAAGTGAGCGAGCAATCCCCCACGCAATACTGCGTTTATTCGCAACTCCCATGACAACAAAAGTTTTACCTTGTAAAGAAAGATTCATAATTTATTTTCCTCCTAGAATGGATTATGTATAAGTTTATCAGAAGTTATTAGTACTAGGTACTAAATCTTTAGTACCTAGTGCTAATTTTACATGATTCATTCTTTTATTAATAGTCTATTTTTAAATTTAACACCACTCACAGAATTCTAGTTCACGTTTAAGTTCATCGACATATTCTGTTGAACCTGTAACAATTAACC encodes:
- the fabI gene encoding enoyl-ACP reductase FabI, which produces MNLSLQGKTFVVMGVANKRSIAWGIARSLHAAGARLIFTYGRERTEKSVKQLVETLETNNSIILQCDVTSDEQIHTCFSKIKEEVGTIHGIAHCVAFANKEELSGEYLNVTREGFLLAQNISAYSLSAIAKEVKNLELMAEGGSFITLSYLGGERVMTNYNVMGVAKASLEASVKYLASNLGQYGIRVNSISAGPIRTLSAKGVSDFNTILKEVEEKSPLRRCTTPEEVGDTAVFLFSDMSRGITGENIHVDSGYHVIGY